The following are encoded together in the Luoshenia tenuis genome:
- the atpE gene encoding ATP synthase F0 subunit C, with translation MDLGLLAIGVGIVALSLLGAGLGMGMAVSKAMEAVGRQPEASGKINQILLVGLAMVESVAIYGFVTALLVIFVLGAK, from the coding sequence ATGGATTTGGGCTTGTTAGCAATTGGTGTAGGTATAGTGGCGCTGTCTCTGTTGGGCGCAGGCTTAGGTATGGGCATGGCGGTATCCAAAGCCATGGAGGCTGTGGGCCGGCAGCCGGAGGCCAGCGGCAAGATCAACCAGATTTTGCTGGTAGGCTTGGCGATGGTGGAGTCCGTTGCAATTTACGGCTTTGTTACGGCGCTGTTGGTCATTTTCGTACTGGGTGCAAAATAA
- the atpF gene encoding F0F1 ATP synthase subunit B — MSIDIVSVLLIIANVLVLYFVLNKLLYKPIAKFIGRREEAIGRARDQINRGKTAEADAKARAEEILAQARAQAEKLSAQIQEDGRARADAMVAQAREQAEGIVQKAREQMESEREQMRRQVREEAVGSALALTSKMLKREVTRENNQDMIDEYLEKVG; from the coding sequence ATGAGTATTGATATCGTCAGTGTTCTGCTGATCATCGCCAATGTGCTGGTGCTGTATTTTGTCCTCAATAAGCTGCTGTATAAACCGATTGCCAAGTTTATCGGCAGGCGTGAGGAAGCCATCGGGCGGGCGCGCGACCAGATCAACCGCGGCAAAACGGCAGAGGCGGATGCTAAAGCGCGCGCGGAAGAGATTCTGGCGCAGGCACGCGCCCAGGCGGAAAAGCTCTCCGCCCAGATCCAGGAGGATGGGCGGGCCCGCGCGGACGCGATGGTGGCCCAGGCCAGGGAGCAGGCTGAGGGCATCGTACAAAAGGCGCGCGAGCAGATGGAGAGCGAGCGCGAGCAGATGCGCCGCCAGGTGCGGGAAGAGGCCGTTGGCTCCGCGCTGGCGTTGACGAGTAAAATGCTGAAACGCGAGGTCACCCGTGAGAACAACCAGGACATGATCGACGAGTACCTCGAAAAGGTGGGATAA
- the atpA gene encoding F0F1 ATP synthase subunit alpha — translation MEKLKGQIYSAYPVQGDGLRLLEEKFSKKYGQPVTLEWVQDDEILAGFKVEILNIDQAPRKTYDYSLSGQLEQLNRELIAEVDANDADLSQTLKNRIADYAPRATERDTGYVITAGDGVQRISGLRSVKYGELLAFEGDAYGMALNLTEDEVSAVLLTNADQVGEGTKVYATGQVMDVPVGENMIGRIVSPLGLPLDGKGPIKTDKRRPIETPAPGIMDRQSVKTPLQTGLVGIDSMIPIGRGQRELIIGDRQTGKTAIAIDTILNQKGQDVICIYVAIGQKASSVAQLAGQLEAAGAMDYTMIVSSCASDPAPMQYIAPYAGCAMAEEFMYEGKDVLIVYDDLSKHAVAYRTMSLLLRRPPGREAYPGDVFYLHSRLLERAARLSPEKGGGSITALPIIETMAGDISAYIPTNVISITDGQIFLESELFHAGVRPAVNVGLSVSRVGGSAQCKAMRKVAGQLRIDLAQYRELAVFAQFGSDLDRSTQEMLAYGERLTEVLKQDQYQPLTVAQQVAVLYIVSHRMLMQVPVNRIREFCKAFLERLGVQQKDALQSVMDTGDLSEAATAAFEDTAHELLIQWGIEEKRA, via the coding sequence TTGGAAAAGCTCAAGGGACAGATCTATTCGGCCTACCCGGTACAGGGCGATGGGCTGCGGCTGCTGGAAGAGAAGTTTTCCAAAAAATATGGCCAGCCCGTAACACTGGAATGGGTGCAGGACGACGAGATTTTGGCCGGTTTCAAGGTTGAGATCCTCAACATTGACCAGGCGCCCCGCAAGACGTATGATTACAGCTTATCCGGGCAGCTGGAGCAGCTTAACCGGGAGCTGATCGCTGAGGTGGATGCGAACGATGCCGACCTGAGCCAGACACTGAAAAACCGCATTGCAGATTACGCGCCCAGGGCTACAGAGCGGGATACCGGCTATGTCATCACCGCCGGTGACGGGGTGCAGCGCATTTCGGGGCTGCGCAGCGTAAAATATGGCGAGCTGCTGGCTTTTGAGGGCGATGCTTATGGCATGGCGCTCAACCTGACGGAGGATGAGGTTTCGGCCGTACTGCTGACCAATGCCGATCAGGTGGGCGAAGGGACGAAGGTATACGCTACCGGCCAGGTAATGGATGTGCCGGTGGGCGAGAATATGATCGGCAGGATCGTAAGCCCTTTGGGGCTGCCGCTGGATGGCAAGGGCCCCATCAAGACCGATAAGCGCCGGCCTATCGAGACGCCGGCCCCGGGAATTATGGACCGCCAATCGGTCAAGACCCCGCTGCAGACGGGACTGGTGGGGATCGATTCGATGATCCCTATCGGCCGCGGCCAGCGTGAGCTGATCATCGGAGACCGGCAGACGGGCAAGACGGCTATCGCCATTGATACCATCCTCAACCAGAAGGGGCAGGACGTTATCTGCATTTACGTGGCGATCGGCCAAAAGGCGTCTTCCGTAGCGCAGCTGGCAGGGCAGCTGGAAGCGGCCGGGGCGATGGACTATACCATGATCGTCAGCTCCTGCGCCAGCGACCCGGCGCCCATGCAGTACATCGCGCCCTATGCGGGCTGTGCGATGGCGGAAGAATTTATGTATGAAGGCAAGGATGTATTGATCGTTTATGACGATCTTTCAAAGCATGCTGTGGCGTACCGCACCATGTCGCTACTGCTTCGCAGGCCGCCGGGCCGCGAGGCTTATCCGGGCGATGTGTTTTATCTGCACTCGCGCCTGTTGGAGCGCGCGGCGCGCCTGAGCCCGGAAAAGGGCGGCGGATCGATTACCGCGCTGCCTATTATTGAAACCATGGCCGGCGATATCTCGGCCTATATCCCCACCAACGTGATCTCGATTACGGATGGGCAGATTTTTCTGGAGAGCGAGCTGTTCCATGCGGGCGTGCGTCCGGCGGTAAACGTGGGCCTTTCGGTATCGCGGGTGGGCGGTTCGGCCCAATGCAAGGCCATGCGCAAGGTGGCCGGACAGCTGCGTATCGACCTGGCACAGTATCGCGAACTTGCGGTATTCGCCCAGTTCGGCTCGGATCTGGACCGCTCTACCCAGGAGATGCTGGCCTATGGCGAGCGGTTGACAGAGGTGCTCAAGCAGGATCAGTATCAGCCCTTGACTGTGGCCCAGCAGGTGGCAGTGCTTTATATCGTATCGCACCGCATGCTTATGCAGGTGCCGGTCAACCGGATTCGCGAGTTTTGCAAGGCCTTCCTGGAGCGGCTGGGCGTCCAGCAAAAAGACGCGCTGCAAAGTGTAATGGATACGGGGGATTTGAGCGAGGCGGCAACCGCTGCCTTTGAGGATACCGCCCATGAACTTTTGATCCAGTGGGGCATCGAGGAAAAGAGGGCGTAG
- the atpG gene encoding ATP synthase F1 subunit gamma — translation MQNITDIRHHIRTVEQTRQITRAMYLISVSKRRKAISMAAANTAYHKRVHEMMKEILQLAPNISHPFLRKEHPQRTRTAYIVVSGDKGMAGAYNHNVLNLATEHMAGRDEVYIFTVGNVAADYFQREGYRVDIEFLHTAQNPSLHNSRQIARQVLELYGMDVLDEVYVVYTEMVSAIVQTPRVERLLPVMLDDFSDVEDMEIHPNRELAYEPSPQEVFDTLVPQYLIGSLYGCLVQSFASEHSARMRAMDTATRNADEMLGKLRLQYNRARQAAITQELTEIAGAAESLLQGPQT, via the coding sequence ATGCAAAATATTACCGATATCCGCCATCATATCCGCACTGTGGAACAGACGCGGCAAATCACCCGCGCTATGTACCTGATCTCGGTATCCAAGCGGCGCAAGGCGATCAGCATGGCCGCGGCCAACACCGCCTACCACAAGCGGGTACATGAAATGATGAAGGAGATTTTACAGCTGGCGCCCAATATCAGCCATCCGTTTTTGCGCAAAGAACACCCACAGCGCACGCGCACGGCCTACATCGTCGTTTCCGGCGATAAGGGGATGGCTGGCGCCTATAACCATAACGTGCTCAACCTGGCGACCGAGCACATGGCGGGGCGGGACGAGGTCTATATCTTTACGGTGGGCAATGTGGCGGCGGACTATTTCCAGCGCGAGGGATACCGGGTCGATATCGAGTTTTTGCATACGGCGCAAAACCCCAGTCTGCATAATTCCCGCCAGATCGCGCGCCAAGTGCTGGAACTGTATGGGATGGATGTGCTCGATGAGGTCTACGTAGTATATACGGAAATGGTTTCGGCCATCGTCCAGACGCCGCGGGTGGAACGGCTGCTGCCGGTCATGCTGGACGATTTTAGCGATGTTGAGGACATGGAGATTCACCCCAACCGGGAGCTGGCTTACGAACCTTCGCCCCAGGAAGTGTTCGATACCCTGGTGCCCCAGTATCTGATCGGTTCGCTGTACGGCTGCCTGGTGCAGTCCTTCGCCAGCGAGCACAGCGCCCGCATGCGCGCCATGGATACGGCCACCCGCAACGCCGACGAGATGCTCGGCAAGCTGCGCTTGCAGTATAACCGCGCGCGCCAGGCTGCGATCACCCAGGAGCTGACAGAGATCGCCGGCGCCGCGGAATCGCTGCTGCAGGGCCCTCAAACCTGA
- the atpD gene encoding F0F1 ATP synthase subunit beta, translated as MANEATPNRGVLSAIMGPVLDVRFPMGHLPHIKNALYVNDGGRQVWMEVSHHVGAEVVRCVALQATESLSRGLEVIDTGAPISVPVGPEMLGRTINVLGQPIDNEGPIQSKVTWPIHRPAPSLEEQNPAVEILETGIKVIDLLAPYAKGGKIGLFGGAGVGKTVLIMELIHNIATMHDGCSVFTGVGERSREGNDLVNEMHESGVIKKTALVFGQMNEPPGSRMRVAMTGLTMAEYLRDAMNQDVLLFIDNIFRYIQAGAEVSALLGRMPSAVGYQPTLADEVGALQERIASTKKGSITSVQAIYVPADDLTDPAPATTFSHLDATTVLSRQVAELGIYPAVDPLASSSRLLEPTLLGQRHYSIARRVQETLQRYNELQDILAIMGMEELSQEDRTIIYRARKIQRFLSQPFSVAQVFTGNEGRYVPLQKTIDSFAAIVDGEVDDLPEAAFFMVGDIDEAKAKAETLK; from the coding sequence ATGGCAAATGAAGCAACACCCAATAGGGGCGTATTATCCGCTATCATGGGCCCGGTTTTGGATGTACGCTTTCCCATGGGGCATCTGCCCCATATTAAAAACGCGCTCTACGTCAACGATGGCGGGCGGCAGGTATGGATGGAGGTATCCCATCACGTAGGGGCCGAAGTGGTGCGCTGCGTGGCGCTGCAGGCCACCGAGAGCCTGAGCCGCGGGCTGGAAGTTATCGATACCGGCGCGCCGATCTCGGTGCCGGTGGGGCCGGAGATGTTGGGACGCACCATCAACGTGCTGGGCCAGCCCATCGATAACGAAGGGCCGATCCAAAGCAAGGTGACCTGGCCGATACACCGGCCCGCCCCCAGCCTGGAAGAACAAAACCCGGCTGTGGAGATTTTGGAGACCGGCATTAAAGTCATCGACCTTTTGGCGCCCTATGCCAAGGGCGGCAAGATCGGCCTGTTTGGCGGCGCTGGCGTGGGCAAGACCGTACTGATTATGGAACTGATCCATAATATCGCCACCATGCACGACGGATGCTCTGTTTTTACCGGCGTGGGCGAGCGCAGCCGCGAGGGGAATGACCTGGTAAACGAGATGCACGAGTCCGGCGTTATCAAAAAGACGGCGCTGGTCTTTGGACAGATGAACGAGCCGCCGGGATCCCGTATGCGTGTGGCCATGACCGGGCTGACCATGGCCGAGTATCTGCGGGACGCGATGAACCAGGATGTGCTGCTGTTCATTGATAATATCTTCCGCTATATCCAGGCGGGGGCCGAGGTCTCCGCACTGTTGGGACGCATGCCCTCGGCCGTAGGCTATCAGCCCACCCTGGCCGACGAGGTGGGCGCCCTGCAAGAGCGCATCGCCTCCACGAAAAAGGGGTCGATCACCTCGGTGCAGGCTATTTACGTGCCGGCGGACGACCTGACGGATCCCGCGCCAGCCACCACCTTTTCGCATCTGGATGCCACCACGGTGCTTTCCCGCCAGGTGGCGGAGCTGGGCATTTATCCGGCGGTGGATCCGCTTGCCTCAAGCTCGAGGCTGCTGGAGCCCACGCTTTTAGGGCAGCGCCACTACAGTATCGCCCGGCGCGTGCAGGAGACCTTGCAGCGCTATAACGAGCTGCAGGATATATTGGCTATCATGGGTATGGAAGAGCTCAGCCAGGAGGACCGCACCATTATCTACCGCGCCAGAAAGATTCAGCGCTTCCTCTCCCAGCCCTTCTCGGTCGCGCAGGTGTTTACCGGGAACGAGGGGCGGTATGTGCCTTTGCAAAAAACTATCGATAGCTTTGCCGCCATTGTGGATGGCGAGGTGGACGATCTGCCGGAAGCCGCCTTCTTTATGGTGGGAGATATCGACGAAGCCAAGGCAAAAGCAGAAACGCTGAAATAA
- the atpC gene encoding ATP synthase F1 subunit epsilon gives MATLFPIEIDTPERRFFEGQVESVILDTPDGKIGIMAGHRQITSTLDVGEIAILQDGAWKHAFCSAGFFIVLDGKLTIMAQTVEWPEEIDVRRAKEALERAEEALRQKQSIREYMLSKASMARAMARLRVTNQHNVNN, from the coding sequence ATGGCCACATTATTTCCAATCGAAATCGACACGCCGGAGCGCCGGTTTTTTGAGGGGCAGGTGGAGTCCGTCATCCTGGATACTCCGGATGGGAAGATCGGGATCATGGCGGGGCACCGCCAGATCACCTCGACCCTGGATGTGGGGGAGATCGCCATCTTGCAGGACGGGGCGTGGAAGCACGCCTTTTGCTCTGCAGGCTTTTTTATCGTGCTGGATGGAAAGCTGACCATTATGGCGCAAACGGTAGAATGGCCGGAGGAGATCGACGTGCGCCGCGCCAAAGAGGCGCTGGAGCGGGCCGAAGAGGCGCTGCGCCAGAAGCAGAGCATCCGCGAATACATGCTCTCCAAGGCTTCCATGGCCCGTGCGATGGCGCGATTGCGGGTGACCAACCAGCACAATGTAAATAACTAA
- the cobU gene encoding bifunctional adenosylcobinamide kinase/adenosylcobinamide-phosphate guanylyltransferase: MIELVTGGARSGKSRFAQAEAARLGGRIGYIATAQAFDEEMRARIQKHRQDRPATWRTFEGHRDLAEFLYRNPEIDTWLLDCVTLWITGLMFDHGGEWIQPSSEMVEQAEQLVAAQVQELLQAAEKREKHLILVTNEVGMGLVPESAFGRIFRDIAGRANQRIAARADAVYFMVSGIPLQIKGAQR, from the coding sequence ATGATCGAGCTGGTAACCGGCGGCGCGCGCAGCGGCAAAAGCAGATTTGCCCAGGCAGAAGCGGCGCGCTTGGGCGGCAGGATCGGCTATATCGCCACGGCGCAAGCCTTTGACGAGGAGATGCGCGCGCGCATCCAAAAGCACCGGCAAGACCGGCCCGCTACATGGCGTACCTTTGAAGGGCACCGTGACCTGGCGGAGTTTTTATATCGGAATCCGGAAATAGATACCTGGCTCTTGGATTGCGTGACCCTGTGGATCACAGGATTGATGTTTGACCATGGGGGCGAATGGATACAGCCATCATCCGAGATGGTAGAGCAGGCAGAACAGCTGGTGGCCGCACAGGTGCAGGAGCTGCTCCAGGCGGCCGAAAAGAGGGAGAAGCACTTGATCCTGGTGACCAATGAGGTGGGGATGGGACTGGTGCCCGAAAGCGCCTTTGGGCGCATTTTCCGCGATATCGCCGGGCGCGCCAACCAGCGCATTGCGGCCCGGGCGGATGCGGTATATTTTATGGTTTCGGGGATCCCCCTGCAGATCAAGGGGGCGCAGCGGTGA
- the cobS gene encoding adenosylcobinamide-GDP ribazoletransferase, whose protein sequence is MTRRLIFAFQFMTRLPIRKNLDLQEGDFAGCSVFYPLVGLLTGGVGCLAAWLANFLQLPLLTGFCAVLAMVAVNGALHLDGLADCCDALFSARSREKMLEIMRDSRLGTMGAVGLFADLAAKTLLIAPAATMTYSVYGAILLAPLVGKACIAAMAFLGRSARRDGLGVAVIDHMKGGYLLINLLAALAGVAVWGRSLYWGAAVLAGLALAMLMTLYFHKKLGGITGDCLGAASEIGEIGFLLALRVISVWG, encoded by the coding sequence ATGACAAGGCGGCTGATCTTTGCCTTCCAATTTATGACGCGGCTGCCCATCCGCAAAAACCTGGACCTGCAGGAGGGGGATTTTGCCGGTTGCAGCGTGTTTTATCCGCTAGTGGGGCTGTTGACCGGCGGCGTGGGCTGCCTGGCCGCTTGGCTGGCGAATTTTTTACAGCTCCCCCTGCTGACCGGCTTTTGCGCGGTATTGGCTATGGTAGCGGTAAATGGGGCGCTGCATTTGGATGGGCTTGCAGACTGCTGCGATGCGCTTTTTAGTGCCCGCAGCCGCGAAAAGATGTTGGAGATCATGCGGGACAGCCGATTGGGCACCATGGGCGCGGTGGGCCTTTTTGCCGACCTGGCCGCAAAAACGCTGCTGATCGCCCCGGCTGCCACGATGACGTATAGCGTGTATGGCGCAATTTTGCTGGCGCCCCTGGTGGGCAAGGCATGTATTGCGGCCATGGCATTTCTGGGCCGCAGCGCCCGGCGCGACGGCCTGGGCGTGGCGGTGATCGACCATATGAAGGGCGGATACCTGCTGATTAACCTGTTGGCGGCGCTGGCCGGTGTCGCTGTCTGGGGACGCAGTCTGTATTGGGGCGCTGCGGTGCTGGCCGGTCTGGCGCTGGCTATGCTTATGACGCTTTACTTTCATAAAAAACTGGGCGGGATCACGGGAGATTGCCTAGGCGCGGCCAGCGAGATTGGAGAGATCGGCTTTTTGCTGGCGCTGCGGGTTATAAGCGTATGGGGGTAA
- a CDS encoding histidine phosphatase family protein: MRLICVRHGATPLSQQKRLCGWTDVALSALGREQAVRTAQELRGGGYRFTKVYASPLLRCQETARLLAPGREIILLAEMKESFYGAFEGMDHAQAQRADPEGYRRWMEHWRTVGPPGGESYAQVLVRVRRGLGQIMETAGPTETVLLVSHAGALSALYALLSGQDEPVCHLRPAGWYAAGF, translated from the coding sequence ATGCGATTGATATGCGTGCGGCATGGGGCCACGCCGCTTTCTCAGCAAAAGCGGCTGTGCGGGTGGACAGATGTGGCACTAAGCGCTTTGGGACGGGAGCAGGCTGTCCGCACGGCGCAGGAGCTGCGTGGGGGCGGGTATCGCTTTACAAAGGTCTATGCAAGTCCGCTTTTGCGTTGCCAGGAAACCGCGCGCCTGTTGGCGCCGGGAAGAGAAATTATCCTGCTGGCAGAAATGAAAGAGAGTTTTTATGGCGCCTTTGAGGGGATGGATCATGCCCAGGCGCAGCGGGCCGACCCGGAGGGCTACCGGCGCTGGATGGAGCATTGGCGCACCGTGGGGCCGCCCGGCGGGGAGAGCTACGCGCAGGTGCTCGTCCGGGTGCGCCGCGGCCTTGGCCAAATAATGGAAACGGCCGGCCCAACAGAGACCGTACTGCTGGTCAGCCACGCGGGGGCGCTATCCGCCTTGTATGCGCTGCTCAGCGGGCAGGATGAACCGGTCTGCCATCTGCGGCCGGCCGGCTGGTACGCGGCGGGATTTTAA
- a CDS encoding phenylacetate--CoA ligase family protein — protein MIWDPQFECMPHSDMRALQLERLQKMVQYAYDRVPFYRKKFDAIHLKPSDIHSLEDVAKIPFTVKNDLRDHYPYGLFAVPMKEIVRIHASSGTTGRSTVVGYTKKDLDTWSTAIARIAAQGGATDNDIAQIAFGYGLFTGGFGLHYGLEKLGAAVIPMSTGNTEKQIKIMRDFGSTVLVSTPSYALYMAEVAEKAGSNPAELPLKYGLFGGEGSTESMRAEIERRWDMQATENYGMSEVMGPGVAGECLEKHGMHINEDLFYVEIIDPETGEVLPEGAKGEVVITTLCKEGIPMLRYRSKDISYLMGEPCPCGRLTTRLAKIEGRTDDMLIIRGVNVFPSQIEEVLISIPEVGPHYEIIVSRRNYLDVLEINVEVADGKLLESFSGLEKLEEEIKRKLRVMLGLDAKINLVEPETLKRFMGKAQRVTDLRN, from the coding sequence ATGATTTGGGACCCCCAGTTTGAATGTATGCCGCATAGCGATATGCGCGCGCTGCAGCTGGAGCGGCTGCAGAAAATGGTGCAGTATGCCTATGACAGGGTACCGTTTTATCGCAAGAAGTTTGACGCTATCCATTTAAAGCCTTCGGACATCCATAGCCTGGAGGACGTGGCGAAGATTCCGTTTACCGTAAAGAACGACCTGCGGGATCATTACCCCTATGGCCTGTTTGCCGTGCCGATGAAGGAGATCGTGCGCATCCACGCCTCCAGCGGTACCACGGGCCGCTCCACGGTGGTGGGTTATACAAAAAAAGATCTGGATACCTGGTCCACCGCCATTGCGCGTATTGCCGCCCAGGGCGGGGCTACGGATAACGATATCGCCCAGATCGCCTTTGGCTACGGGCTGTTTACCGGCGGGTTCGGTCTGCATTACGGGCTGGAGAAGCTGGGGGCGGCGGTTATTCCCATGTCCACGGGCAACACCGAAAAGCAGATCAAGATCATGCGGGATTTTGGGTCAACGGTGCTGGTCAGCACCCCCTCTTACGCGCTTTATATGGCGGAAGTTGCGGAAAAAGCTGGATCCAACCCGGCGGAGCTTCCGTTAAAATACGGCCTGTTCGGCGGCGAGGGTTCGACCGAGTCCATGCGCGCGGAGATCGAGCGGCGTTGGGACATGCAGGCTACCGAAAACTACGGTATGAGCGAGGTCATGGGCCCGGGCGTTGCGGGCGAATGCCTGGAAAAGCACGGGATGCATATCAACGAGGATCTGTTCTATGTGGAGATCATCGACCCGGAGACCGGAGAGGTGCTGCCGGAAGGCGCAAAGGGCGAGGTGGTCATCACCACGCTGTGCAAAGAGGGCATCCCCATGCTGCGCTACCGCAGCAAGGATATCTCTTACCTGATGGGCGAGCCCTGCCCCTGCGGACGGCTGACCACCCGACTGGCTAAGATCGAGGGCCGCACGGATGACATGCTGATCATCCGCGGGGTCAACGTATTCCCCAGCCAGATCGAAGAGGTGCTGATCTCCATTCCCGAGGTCGGCCCGCATTACGAGATCATCGTTTCGCGCAGAAATTATCTGGATGTATTGGAGATCAATGTGGAGGTGGCCGATGGGAAGCTGTTGGAGAGCTTCAGCGGCCTTGAGAAGCTGGAAGAGGAGATCAAGCGTAAACTGCGGGTCATGCTGGGGCTGGACGCTAAGATCAACCTGGTGGAGCCTGAGACGCTGAAGCGCTTTATGGGCAAGGCGCAGCGGGTGACGGATTTACGCAATTAA
- the iorA gene encoding indolepyruvate ferredoxin oxidoreductase subunit alpha, translated as MKKLMLGNEAVARGAYEAGVRVVSSYPGTPSTEITENMAKYEGPHVEWAPNEKVALEVSCGASFGGGRAMSCMKHVGLNVAADPLFTVSYTGVNAGLVVVVADDPGMHSSQNEQDSRFYARSAHIPMLEPADSQEAKDFTRRAFALSEEYDTPILLRMCTRISHARSMVEQGEVEQVALKPFQKDPMKYVMMPGMARARHLVVEARMEKMAQNAASLGFNRVEMGDSKIGIVTDGTAYQYVKEAMPEASVLKLGMVYPIAMDQVKAFAQKVEKLYVVEELEPFIEDQLRAAGISVSGGKDLFGRQGELTAAKVAEKLAGRKMDAAPAVELPQRPPVLCPGCPHRATFYVLNKLKLTVTGDIGCYTLGAMAPLSAVDACVCMGASIGMAHGMEKAGGEAVSEHTVAVIGDSTFIHSGITGLIDIVYNKGNATVLILDNSTTGMTGHQPNPATGKTIRLEDTYQVDLKALCQAVGVQHVREVDPFNMKELEQALREETARKAPSVIICRRPCVLLSKQQTHSLRVNNDACRNCRACMKIGCPAIEKRDKGVWINPALCNSCGLCVQMCAFSAIEKAGE; from the coding sequence ATGAAAAAGCTGATGTTGGGTAACGAAGCGGTTGCGCGCGGCGCCTATGAGGCGGGTGTGCGCGTAGTATCCTCCTATCCCGGTACGCCCAGTACCGAGATCACGGAGAACATGGCCAAGTATGAGGGCCCCCACGTTGAATGGGCGCCCAATGAGAAGGTGGCCCTGGAGGTAAGCTGCGGGGCGAGCTTTGGCGGCGGCCGGGCGATGAGCTGCATGAAGCATGTGGGCCTGAATGTCGCGGCGGACCCGCTGTTTACCGTATCCTACACCGGGGTGAATGCGGGTCTGGTGGTCGTGGTGGCGGATGACCCGGGGATGCACTCCTCGCAAAACGAGCAGGACAGCCGTTTTTACGCCCGTTCGGCCCATATCCCGATGTTGGAGCCGGCGGACAGCCAGGAGGCAAAAGACTTTACCCGGCGCGCCTTTGCGCTGAGTGAAGAGTACGATACGCCCATTTTACTGCGCATGTGTACGCGTATTTCCCATGCCCGCAGCATGGTGGAGCAGGGAGAGGTGGAGCAGGTAGCGCTCAAGCCCTTCCAGAAAGACCCGATGAAATACGTGATGATGCCCGGCATGGCGCGCGCCCGTCACCTGGTGGTGGAGGCGCGCATGGAGAAGATGGCGCAAAACGCCGCTTCGCTGGGCTTTAACCGGGTGGAGATGGGGGACAGCAAGATTGGCATCGTGACGGATGGCACGGCCTATCAGTACGTCAAAGAGGCGATGCCCGAGGCCTCGGTACTCAAACTGGGCATGGTCTATCCCATCGCCATGGATCAGGTAAAAGCGTTTGCGCAAAAGGTGGAAAAGCTCTATGTGGTCGAAGAGCTTGAGCCCTTTATTGAGGATCAGCTGCGCGCGGCAGGCATCTCCGTTTCTGGTGGAAAAGACCTGTTCGGCCGGCAGGGCGAGCTGACGGCCGCCAAGGTTGCAGAGAAGCTGGCGGGCCGCAAGATGGATGCAGCGCCCGCGGTGGAACTGCCCCAGCGTCCCCCGGTGCTTTGCCCGGGCTGCCCGCACCGCGCTACGTTCTATGTGCTCAACAAGCTTAAATTAACGGTTACCGGCGATATCGGCTGCTATACCCTGGGGGCGATGGCGCCGCTGAGCGCGGTGGATGCCTGCGTTTGCATGGGCGCCAGCATCGGTATGGCTCATGGCATGGAAAAAGCGGGCGGCGAAGCGGTATCCGAGCATACCGTAGCGGTGATCGGCGACTCGACCTTTATCCATTCCGGCATCACGGGGTTGATCGACATCGTTTACAACAAGGGCAATGCTACTGTACTGATTCTGGATAATTCTACCACCGGTATGACCGGCCACCAGCCCAATCCGGCTACGGGCAAGACCATCCGCCTGGAGGATACCTACCAGGTGGACTTGAAGGCGCTGTGCCAGGCTGTGGGCGTACAGCACGTGCGCGAGGTGGATCCCTTCAATATGAAGGAGCTGGAGCAGGCCCTGCGGGAGGAGACGGCGCGCAAGGCGCCCTCGGTCATCATCTGCCGGCGGCCCTGCGTCCTGCTTTCCAAGCAGCAGACCCACTCGCTGCGAGTGAATAACGACGCCTGCCGCAATTGCCGCGCCTGCATGAAGATCGGCTGCCCGGCCATCGAAAAACGGGATAAAGGCGTTTGGATCAATCCGGCGCTGTGCAATAGCTGTGGACTGTGCGTGCAGATGTGCGCCTTTAGCGCAATTGAAAAGGCGGGTGAATAG